The sequence GGCCCTGCTCCGCGAGCAGGCCGTGGCGCTGCCCCTGCCGGCGCCGCAGTTCGTGGCGCTGGTGCGGCCGGGCGTGACCGGGCTGGTCATCCGGCCCGACGGCACGACCGACTACCACGCCGCCCGGCTGCCATGACGGGGCGCCGGCCCGGCCTGTCTCGGCGAATGTCTCAACGATTGACTTGGCGATTGCCCTGGCGGCTGGCCCGGCGCCTTCCGGGGCTGCTGATTCTGGCCGGAGCCGCCGTGCTGGCGAGCTTTCTCGCCTCCCACGCGCTTCCCGGCGACCCGGTGATGCTGATGGTCGATGGGCGGGCCGCCGACCCGGAGATGATCCGCCGGCTGCGGGAAGACGCCGGGCTGGACCAGCCTCTGGCCGTTCAATTCCTGTCCTACGCGCTGGACCTGCTGCGGGGTGACCTTGGCCAATCGCTGCGCTACGGCGGCGTTCCGGTGACGGCGCTGCTGGGCGAGGCCCTGCCGGTGACGCTGGAGCTGATGGCCGGCGCGGCGGCGCTCGCCCTGCCCTGCGGCCTCGCGCTGGGCCTCGCCGCCGCCGACGTCCGGCGGGCGTGGCCGGGCACCGCCCTGATGGTCGGGTCGGTGCTGGCCCTGTCGGTGCCGCCGCTGGCTCTGGCGACGTGGCTGATGCTGGCGGGGTCCGGCACGGCGCCCTGGGCGGTGGCGGCGCTCGCCCTGCCGGCGGCGGCGATGATCGCCCGCCTGACGCGGACCCAGGTGATGGAGGTGCTGGGACGCGACTTCGTCCGCACCGCCCGGGCCAAGGGGCTGGGGCGGGCCGCCGTCCTGCTGCGCCACGCCCTGCCCAACGCCCTGGTGCCGCTGACCGCGGCGGTCGGATCGGTGGCCGGAACGATCCTCACCACCACGGCGGCGGTGGAGAGCGTCTTCGCCCTGCCGGGGATCGGGCGGCTGACCGTCCAGGCGGTGCTGGCCCGCGACCACACGGTGGCCGGGGCCGCCGTCCTGGTCTTCGTCCTGCTGCAGATCGCCATCAGCCTGTCCGCCGAGCTGCTGATCGGCCTCGCCGATCCGCGGCTGCGCGACGATGACGAGCCGCCGTGATCGCGGTCCGTTCCCCCGCCGGACGCGCCGGTCTGCTGCTCGCGGCGGCGCTGGCGGTGCCGCTGGCCCTGGCCGCCCTGCTGCTGCCGCTCGATCCGTCCGCCATGGATCTCGGGCAGGTCTGGGCCGGACCGTCCGCCGCCCACCCGCTGGGCTGCGACGGGCTGGGCCGCGACGTCGCCGCCCGGCTCATCGCCGGGACGGGGACCTCCTTCGCCATCGCAGGGTTGGCGCTCGCCCTGGCGGTGGGGCTCGGCGTCGCCTCGGGCGGCGTGGCGGGCTGGATCGGCGGACGGACGGACGCGGCGGTGCTCCGGCTGGCCGATCTGCTGCAGGGCTTTCCCGAGCTGTCGCTCGCCATCGTCGCGTCCGCGCTGCTTGGTCCTGGCACCAAGGCGATGGTGCTGACGCTCGCCCTGGCGGCGTGGCCGTCG is a genomic window of Azospirillum formosense containing:
- a CDS encoding ABC transporter permease — its product is MTWRLPWRLARRLPGLLILAGAAVLASFLASHALPGDPVMLMVDGRAADPEMIRRLREDAGLDQPLAVQFLSYALDLLRGDLGQSLRYGGVPVTALLGEALPVTLELMAGAAALALPCGLALGLAAADVRRAWPGTALMVGSVLALSVPPLALATWLMLAGSGTAPWAVAALALPAAAMIARLTRTQVMEVLGRDFVRTARAKGLGRAAVLLRHALPNALVPLTAAVGSVAGTILTTTAAVESVFALPGIGRLTVQAVLARDHTVAGAAVLVFVLLQIAISLSAELLIGLADPRLRDDDEPP
- a CDS encoding ABC transporter permease, translated to MIAVRSPAGRAGLLLAAALAVPLALAALLLPLDPSAMDLGQVWAGPSAAHPLGCDGLGRDVAARLIAGTGTSFAIAGLALALAVGLGVASGGVAGWIGGRTDAAVLRLADLLQGFPELSLAIVASALLGPGTKAMVLTLALAAWPSQVRWCRALALSNRSAEHVRAATALGARPLHTVRRHLLPAVAGPVAIRAALSIGPVMVAEATLSGLGLGIQEPAVSLGTLIRDGLADLRDAPHLIAATTVTVAAIALAVNLLAEGLREGLDPRGRW